The genomic stretch AAAATTGTGTGCCAGGGTTTAGTTGGATGACAATAAAACTATGTGCAGACAACATCTGTTGTCAGATTTATCATGATGTTATCTCATTGAtctttatgcaaaagaaagaggcATCCTAACAAGCCAAGAGGTTAAAATTTTATTCAATAAAGAGGTCTAGCATGTGATCAGTTAGGTTTTGATAACAATGGCTATATCTCAAGATGCACAGAGTAACAGAGaggaatcataaaaaaaaaaaccgaGCTATTTTCAAGCAAAAAATTTCTAAACAAGAGGAAATTAATTGCTTTTCTGTAGCTAAACAAGGAGCTTGCCTGGGAGAAGATGCCGTCCGATGCCGTCGCCGGCTTCGACGAGGCCGCCGATGGTCTCCTCCACCAAAACCCTAAGTATCATCCGCTCGATCTGGAGGACGGTGTCGCACATCTCGGACTTCCCCGGCGGCGCCCATTCGCTCGCCGAAATGTCATACTTCGCGGCGATGGATCCCCCATTGAAACCCGCGGCCGCCTGCTCCGCTCTTATCCGCCGCACCTCAATCTCCACCTCCTCGTCCTCCAAGCCGCCGGAGCGCGAGAAGGCGTCCCATGCGGTCACTCGCCGCCTGCTATCGAGGATCTCGGCTACCATGTCGTTGAGGAGGCGACACCGACCCTTCTTCTCCATCGCCGGCCGCTCCTTCCTTCGGCGAATCAATCTGTAGAGCAGATCTCGATTTGGCGATCCAATTTTAAACCGGTTCGTTTGGTTACTCAAATCGGAAATTAACCGGTTTGATTTAAAAAGAGGCGCCAAACAGAACGGCTTGTTACGTTAGAACGAGGACAGCTGGCGGTGCTCCAAGTGTTTGTTTAATGGGCCAATCCATTAAATCTGAAAGCCCAAATACGGTATTTTTTAAATTGCTTAATATCTGACGTGAGCAAAACTTCGATTCAATTGAAATAACAAAAACTAATTCGAATAGAGCATACCTCCTTGCATTTTCATAATTATGTACATTTACATGTGTTGTTTTATTTTACAAAAAGTAAAGTAAAtgaattaaactggtatattataAAGTTACGAAACTGATGTTCCAGACTATGAGCAAAGATGAAAAGCTCAATAGAGGCATCCTTTCATGATCCTCTAGTATTCCACACTTACTGGAGCTTGAAATGATGCAGGGATTATTACTGTTGAAATTTAAGCATTCAGCATTTCTCTTCACCATGATCTTCTTCGTGATCTCGTCGCTAACCTTTGCATTTGCACCTAGCCTAGTGATGCTAGTTTCATCAAATTATAAGTTTTGGAGCTCAATATATACTCGAAAGTCCAAACAGACAACTGCCGACTTTTCTATGATCACTGGCAGCCGAATCCGCTGTGATGATCCAGTTAAAGTGGGATCTCGCATAAAACAAGCTTTTGGTTGCAGTGTTTCTGTCTGCCGGTTCAACCTTATCCCCCGAGAAGTGAAAAGGGAGAGCAGCCACTTCACTAACTAGACATGTTTGTGTCGGTTGATGCTGTACGGATTCTTGTTCGGTCTGTGTTGTGTCTACGCATGAGCTCTCCAACTTCCTAGTGTCGCGGTGAGAATGTTGTGAGTAGCTAATGGAACGGCATCCTTGAAAACTCTTCCAGGCTGAACTGAAATGAAAGCACAAATGTTGATCATTAGTGTCGAATGAGATCAACGGTCATGTTGCATTTACGCGATTACCATTTGAGAATCTATCGGGCAAGTTTGAAGCACTTGCTACTTGTCCAGATGAGCATTCCATCTTATCAGAGTTTTTCTTATGTGCCTCATCTATGCTTCGTTTATCTATTGAATAGGAGGTAGCTGCTTTTTCCATTAGAGGGACAGCAGAGTGGACCATTGTTGACCTATGAGATCATCGAAAAGATCACAGATAAGAGATCCAAATATATATTAGGAAATTTCAAGTGATATTTAAGCAAGATACAAAGGTTAAATGAGCAATTCATCGAAAGGAAAACGTAAAGAAAGGAAATGAGTGCAATGTGATCTTAGAACAATATCAGCTTCTAATGCGATCTCAGTTATACACGATGCATACCTAACTGAATCAAAAtatcaagtttgtttgataactTTGAACAGCCTAGCAAATTGTATGATTTCTTGCAAAGATCGAGACACCTTAGTTGATAAAAATAAGAAAGGAATGAAGCTGAAGAACAGACCGGCTGAAAATTTACCTAGGGAGAGAGACATGCTTCCTATCTAACAAAGTTGCAGGTCCATTTTTTTCACCATTCTCTTCGAGGTAAGTGAATTGTCTTCTAAACTGATCCAAAGCACTGCATAAATAAGGCATATATACTTACTACTAAAAAAGTTGGAGATATGCATGAATTCATAAATAAGGACTGAAAATTTCAAACCTGGGATACAGGAATTTAGTCCTTTCAGATCCTTTGATGTAACTTTCAAGCAACTGAGGATGATATTCCAATATCTCATGGAAGATTAGTTCTTGTATGTCTTCTTTAGTCAACCTTCGTTGTTCAAAATCAAACTCCTTTTTTGGGATTGGTCGGCGAGATGGTTCCCTCTCTACTTTGGCAAGAGTTTTGAAATATGGATCAGCTAGTGCCTGGCATAATCAAGAAGGGATAAACAAATAGACGTCAGAATCATTAAGGCTAAACGAAGATTCCGATTTGACACGCATACCTCTTCAACCGTTGGTCTGTTCTTAGGGTCAAATGATAAAAGCTTCTCCAAAAGTTTCAACGCCAAAGGATCTGCATTCAGGAATTTCTGTGTGAATGGTATAGGCTCTTTCTTCCTCATGCTTCTCAAATACTTCCTTGCTTTCTCATTTTGAACCTGGAGTCAAAAACAGAAAGAGCGATGAAGGGACTTAGTGGAGAAGTAGCATCTTGGAGTTGGAGCGAATAGTTCTTCGCGATGCCAAATGCAACTCACTAAAAGGATTTGTGTATGCATCTatgatttatttttccttgatagctATCTTCCATCTTAACACTCTAAAGTAAATACGAACCTGGGAAATTGTATTGAAGGAAGGTGTGCCGAGAAGGGCAGTGATCAAATCTAGTTGATGAGCAACATTTTTACCGGGGAAAAGAGGCTTGCCTATCAATAGCTCAGCAAAAATGCAACCAACACTCCAAATGTCGATAGCAGTGGTATACTGCAGTTTTGGAGGAAAATGTAGATATTTACTAACAACACTCAAGAATCTATAAATGTGAAATAAAGAACAAAGTTACCGTGTTTTCCtcttaattttgatatttaatataCAAATAAAAGGATTATGAGCAAAATATGTTTCTCTTTTAAAGCTCACAAGTTCTTTCATTGCTTCTTGGTTCTCAATTACAGGGACCTTTAACATATATCTTAATACAGTTTGTTCTACCATCCTTGTTCGAAGTTTGTCAAAAACATGTTTAAACCTAGAACAAGTCAAGCAGCAATCAATTATGCAGTATCAAATTTTAATAGCTTGGAAATAGTTCTTCTGATATTAATTATTCGACAAGGAGATGAACAAAGAGAGATGATAAAGCAAAATGCCTATACCTTAGAGAAAAATGATCCGCATAATTCAGGAGCCCTATACCATCTGGTTGCAACGTAATCCTGTCAGATTTAAGCGACATAGGAGGACATGTTAAGTACAACATCgttgttttttattttgaaaaaaagaaAGCCAATTAAGGATCTACAGCTGCAACAGAACAGAAAGCAAGAAAAAAACAAATCCTCATTTCTCAACTTACCGTCCAAAGTACTGTTGTGGGGCTATTGTCGAATGCAACTCTTGCTAGCCCAAAATCACAAATCTTTAGCTTGCAGTTTGCATTTGCCAGTATGTTCTTTGGCTTTAAATCGCGATGGTACACATTAGCTATACACAGAAACATGTTAATACTGTTTCTTAAGAATAATCTGTTTATACATCAAGATTAAAATTACCATCAAAGCTAAAAGAGAAAGGAGACATGCTACGAAACTGAAAACCATGTAAAAAACAATCAGCATAAACAAATACCTCACCTGTGTGGATATATTTAAGTGCTCGGAGCAACTGATAAATGAAGAACTGAATATGTTCCTTTGTTAAATCATCGTTTGCCTTTATGACTTGGTGAAGATCTGACTCCATAAGTTCAAAGACAATATAAACATCTTTGAAATCTCGTCTCGATGGAGGCAACATGATGTGTTTTATCTCCACTATATCCGGATGCTTCAAAAGACGCAGAAGCTTGATCTCGCGGAGTGTTCGAACAGCATCGGAGTTGTGTTCAAAGATATTATGCATCTTCTTGATCGCCACCATCTCACCAGTATGTGTATCAATTGCTGAACAAACGACTCCATAGCTACCTTTGCCGATAATTTTCTCAACTCTATACCTATTAGCATCTCCATACTCACTGAAAAACTTTAGTTCTAGAGACCTCTGCAAAAGATAATTGATAGTTGCTATAAAATAAGAAACTTGAGAACATCAAGAATTCTTGGCTAAAactaaaatttgaagaaaatgGAGTTGATTGTGATTGATCTATAGGAGAAATAAATTGAATTTTAGATGAATTATAATTTATTGGTTTTGGACGACAATGCAACTATGCAAACTCCAAGAAGTTGGAACCTCACATGAAACAGCATCAGAATTAGTAACGCCACCATCAGCatcagaaaaggaaaataaaaaaaaatgtttttatggACAATAGAAAACTAGATATCGATACAGAAAGAACAGAGAAATCGACGAACAGAAAAATCTCATCCCtaaaacccatttagaaacaaaAAATTATCGGAAACAAAGCGATTAAAAAGGAAAGTCCAACCTTTTCCTGTTGATCTTGCTGCATTTTCTTGCCGCTTAATACTTGGACGCCTCGCGAAGGACTCCAAGCTTCTTCCCTCTACGAACCTCGGTCGACTTTATATCAACACACAGGCTAGAAATGGCGTGAAATCAGCCGCATTTGCCACACCCGGTACTTTGCAGGACCACAAGCCGAAATTCCACACTACTCTCTCCAGAACCTCCAAATTTAAGGAGAAATCAGAATCCCTACGGGCACAGCTCGATCGCCGCTCAAAATTCCAACCTTTTCAGCTTCCGCGAGATTCACCGACAACGAATGCCTTCCCCAATCTGGGAGCGAGCACGAACAGCGCGAGGAGGAACTGGGCGATGGTACCCTCGTTCGCAGCGGCGAATGCAGTTATAAGACTCGATGGTAATATCAGTTAATTGCAACAACGCCAAGGGCATATTTGTAACTGCA from Zingiber officinale cultivar Zhangliang chromosome 5B, Zo_v1.1, whole genome shotgun sequence encodes the following:
- the LOC121986219 gene encoding mitogen-activated protein kinase 15-like isoform X1; this translates as MQQDQQEKRSLELKFFSEYGDANRYRVEKIIGKGSYGVVCSAIDTHTGEMVAIKKMHNIFEHNSDAVRTLREIKLLRLLKHPDIVEIKHIMLPPSRRDFKDVYIVFELMESDLHQVIKANDDLTKEHIQFFIYQLLRALKYIHTANVYHRDLKPKNILANANCKLKICDFGLARVAFDNSPTTVLWTDYVATRWYRAPELCGSFFSKYTTAIDIWSVGCIFAELLIGKPLFPGKNVAHQLDLITALLGTPSFNTISQVQNEKARKYLRSMRKKEPIPFTQKFLNADPLALKLLEKLLSFDPKNRPTVEEALADPYFKTLAKVEREPSRRPIPKKEFDFEQRRLTKEDIQELIFHEILEYHPQLLESYIKGSERTKFLYPSALDQFRRQFTYLEENGEKNGPATLLDRKHVSLPRSTMVHSAVPLMEKAATSYSIDKRSIDEAHKKNSDKMECSSGQVASASNLPDRFSNAWKSFQGCRSISYSQHSHRDTRKLESSCVDTTQTEQESVQHQPTQTCLVSEVAALPFHFSGDKVEPADRNTATKSLFYARSHFNWIITADSAASDHRKVGSCLFGLSSIY
- the LOC121986219 gene encoding mitogen-activated protein kinase 10-like isoform X2, yielding MQQDQQEKRSLELKFFSEYGDANRYRVEKIIGKGSYGVVCSAIDTHTGEMVAIKKMHNIFEHNSDAVRTLREIKLLRLLKHPDIVEIKHIMLPPSRRDFKDVYIVFELMESDLHQVIKANDDLTKEHIQFFIYQLLRALKYIHTANVYHRDLKPKNILANANCKLKICDFGLARVAFDNSPTTVLWTDYVATRWYRAPELCGSFFSKYTTAIDIWSVGCIFAELLIGKPLFPGKNVAHQLDLITALLGTPSFNTISQVQNEKARKYLRSMRKKEPIPFTQKFLNADPLALKLLEKLLSFDPKNRPTVEEALADPYFKTLAKVEREPSRRPIPKKEFDFEQRRLTKEDIQELIFHEILEYHPQLLESYIKGSERTKFLYPSALDQFRRQFTYLEENGEKNGPATLLDRKHVSLPRSTMVHSAVPLMEKAATSYSIDKRSIDEAHKKNSDKMECSSGQVASASNLPDRFSNVQPGRVFKDAVPLATHNILTATLGSWRAHA